From the Streptomyces sp. SN-593 genome, the window GCACCGACGGCGCCTTCGTCAAGGCCGTGCACTCCGTCGGCGCCCCGCTCACCGCCGACCGGGCCGACGTGCCGTGGCCCTGCAACGCGACGAAGTACATCTCGCACTTCCCCGAGGACCGCGAGATCTGGTCCTACGGCTCCGGCTACGGCGGCAACGCGCTGCTCGGCAAGAAGTGCTACGCGCTGCGGATCGCCTCGGTGATGGCCCGCGACGAGGGCTGGCTCGCCGAGCACATGCTGATCCTGAAACTCACCCCGCCGCAGGGCGAGCCCAGGTACGTCGCGGCGGCCTTCCCCTCGGCCTGCGGCAAGACCAACCTCGCCATGCTGGAGCCCACCGTCTCCGGCTGGAGCGTGGAGACCATCGGCGACGACATCGCCTGGATGCGGTTCGGCGCGGACGGCCGGCTGTACGCGATCAACCCCGAGGCCGGCTTCTTCGGCGTGGCCCCCGGCACCGGCGAGCACACCAACGCCAACGCCATGAAGACCATGTACGGCAACTCGATCTTCACCAACGTCGCCCTCACCGACGACGGCGACGTGTGGTGGGAGGGCATGACCGAGCAGCCGCCGGCGCACCTGACCGACTGGAAGGGCCAGGACTGGACACCGGAGAGCGGCACCCCGGCCGCCCACCCCAACGCCCGCTTCACGGTGCCGGCCGCCCAGTGCCCGATCATCGCGCCCGAGTGGGAGGACCCGCGCGGCGTGCCGATCTCCGCGATCCTCTTCGGCGGCCGCCGCGCCTCCGCGGTGCCGCTGGTCACCGAGTCCTTCGACTGGCAGCACGGCGTCTTCCTCGGCGCCAACGTGGCCAGCGAGAAGACCGCGGCCGCCGAGGGCCGGGTCGGCGAGCTGCGCCGGGACCCGTTCGCGATGCTGCCGTTCTGCGGCTACAACATGGGCGACTACTTCGGCCACTGGCTGAAGCTCGGCAAGGACCACGACCCGAGGGAACTGCCGAGGATCTACTACGTCAACTGGTTCCGCAAGGACGCCGCGGGGCGCTTCGTGTGGCCCGGGTTCGGCGAGAACAGCCGGGTGCTGAAGTGGATCGTGCAGCGCCTGGACGGCACGGCCGACGGGGTGCGCACCCCCATCGGCGTCCTGCCGGCCGAGGGCGCCCTCGACACGGACGGACTGGGCCTGTCCGCGGCCGACCTGGAACTGCTGCTGAGCGTGGACCGCGAGGTCTGGCGCGAGGAGGCGGCGCTCATCCCGGCCCACCTGGAGACCTTCGGGGCCCACACCCCGACCGAGCTGTGGGAGGAGTACAAGGCCCTGGTCTCGCGGCTGGGCTGACCCGGGGTGGCCCGGTCGACCTGGGCTGACCCGGGGCGGCCCAGGTCGACCGGGCTCGGGCGCGGGGAGTGGTCCCCGCGCCCGACCGGACCCCCTACGGCTGGCTGTACCCGTCGAGGAAGCGGCCGATCCGGCCGACCGCCTCGCGCAGGTCCTCCGCGCGCGGCAGCGTCACGATCCGGAAGTGGTCCGGCTCCATCCAGTTGAACCCGGTGCCGTGCACGATCATGATCTTCTCCGCGCGCAGCAGGTCCAGGACCATCTGCCGGTCGTCCTTGATCCTGTACACCTGCGGGTCGAGCCGCGGGAAGGCGTACAGCGCCCCCTTCGGCTTGACGCAGGTGACACCCGGGATGTCCAGCAGCGCCTCGTACGTCGCGTCGCGCTGGGCCCTCAGCCGGCCACCGGGCAGCACCAGCGAGTTGATCGACTGGTGGCCGCCCAGCGCGGTGGCGATGGCGTGCTGCGCCGGCATGTTCGCGCACAGCCGCATGTTCGCCAGGATGGTCAGGCCCTCGATGTAGCTGCCGGCGTGCTTCTTCGGGCCGCACACCGCCATCCACCCGCTGCGGAAGCCGGCCACCCGGTACGCCTTCGACAGGCCGTTGAAGGTGAGGGTGAGCAGGTCGGGGGCGATCGCCGCGGTGGGGGTGTGGGTGGCGTCGTCGTAGAGGATCTTGTCGTAGATCTCGTCGGAGCAGACCACCAGGCGGTGCCGGCGGGCGATGTCGGTGATGCCGCGCAGCAGCTCGTCGTCGTACACCGCGCCGGTGGGGTTGTTCGGGTTGATCACCACGATCGCCTTGGTGCGGTCGGTGACCTTGCGCTCGATGTCGGCGAGGTCCGGCATCCAGTCGGACTGCTCGTCGCAGCGGTAGTGCACCGCGGTGCCGCCGGCCAGCGAGACCGAGGCGGTCCACAGCGGGTAGTCCGGCGCGGGGACCAGCACCTCGTCGCCGTTGTCGAGCATCGCCTGCATCGACATCTGGATCAGTTCGGAGACGCCGTTGCCGAGGTAGATGTCCTCGACGTCCAGCGGGATGCCCTTGGTCTGGTAGTGCTGCATCACCGCGCGGCGCGCCGACAGCAGCCCCTTCGCGTCCCCGTAGCCGTGCGCGTCACCGAGGGTGCGCAGCATGTCCTCGAGGATCTCCGGCGGGCAGTCGAAACCGAAGGGAGCCGGGTTGCCGGTGTTCAGCTTCAGGATGCGGTGGCCGGCCGCCTCCAGCCGCATCGCCTCCTCGAGAACCGGACCCCGGATCTCATAACAGACGTTCGAGAGCTTCGTGGACTGGATCACCTGCATGCCGGTCACCTTACGGCGGCCCCGCCGCGGTCGCGCGGTGTTTTCCACCACGTGGACGCCGGCCCGGTTGCGGCGGATCGGCCCCCTTCCGGCGGATCGGCCCGGATCCGGCGGATCGGCCCGCGCCGGCGGCCGGGCTGGAACACTCGGAGGATGGCGCAGCACACGTCGTACGGCCCGCCGCCCGCCGCGCCCGTCGCCCCGCGGATGGGGGAGGGCGCCCGCGGCGGGTTGACGCTGCTCAACGACGAACCGGTCTCCGTCTCCGGCGACGACGAGCTGGGCGCGCTGTGGGTGGCGAAGCAGTTGTCCGCGCTGCTGCTGGCCGAGCGGCTCGCCACCCCCTTCACGCTCGCGGTGGACGGCGGCTGGGGGATGGGAAAGAGCAGCCTGATGCGGCTGCTCGACGCCGAGCTGGGACGGTCCCCCCGGGTCCACACCGTCTGGTACAACGCCTGGAGCTCGACCGGGGCCGACGCGCTCGAAGGGCTGATCAAGTCGGTGCTCGCGCAGCTCGACCCGAACATCCTGCGCCGCACGCTGCGCCGGCTGCGCGGCGGCAGCGGGCCGGCGCGGCTGCTGCGCGCGCTCGCGCTGCTCGCCGCGGCGCCGCTGGGGGTGGCGGGGACGGTGGACGGGCTGTGGCGCGCGCTGTCCGCGGACGCCACCGCGCGCAACCACATGCGGGACGCGCTGAGCGCCATGATGGCCGACTGGACGGCAGTGCCGCACCGGGGAGCCCCCGGCCGGCTGCTGGTGATCTTCATCGACGACCTCGACCGCTGCTCCCAGGAGACGGTGCTCGCGCTGTGCGAGGCGCTCAAGGTCTACCTGGACGTGCCCGGGCTGGTCTTCGTGGTCGGCTGCGACCACGACGCCATGGGCAAGCAGGGCATGCTGCGCAACCTCACGCCGGCCGGCGCGGCCTTCATGGAGAAGATCTTCCAGACCACCTACCGCATACCGGCCCTCGGCAACCACGACATCCAGCACTACGTGCGGCGGTGCGCGGGGAAGGCCGGGATCGCCGACCTGCTCGACCAGGACCGGCTGGTGGCGCTCATCGGCTACCGGACCGACCGCAACCCGCGCCGGATCAAGCGGCTGGTCAACGGCCTGCTGCTGGAGGCGAACCTCAACCCGATCTGGTCCGGGCTGAGCACCGAGGCGGTCATCCGCACGCTGCTGGTCCAGCAGCTCTACGGACCCTTCTACCGCCTGATGACGGCCCAGAACGAGCCCGGCTCGCAGCCTGAGGTGGTGGAGACCTTCTTCTCCTACTGCGAGGTCCGCATGCTGCTGCGGTCCGGCGCGGGCTGGTCGTCGGGCGACCAGCGCAGGCTCAGCGCCTTCCTGGTCCGGTACTCGATGGCACTGCCCGCCGAGAGCGACCAGAACGACCGCGACGCCGCCCTGCACACCCTGCAGAACGAACTGCCCGAGAGCTTCCCGGAACTGGCCGCCGACCAGGGGTTCGTGTCGCTGCTGCGCGGGCTGCGGATGCTCCAGGAGGCCGAGTTGGTCTTCCAGCGGCTGCGGGAGGGCGTGGACCGCCCGCCGGTGCCGCCGCTGCCGGGCCCCTGGGGCGTGTCGCCGTCGCCCTACGGGCAGCAGGAGCCGTACGGATGGCCCGGGCCGTACGACCGGCCCGAGTGGTACCGGCCGCCGGAGGGCCGGTTCGGTGCGCCGGGGATGACGCCGGCCCCGGGCAGCGGTGGTCCGGTGACGCTGCCCCCGCCCGCCGGCGATCCGGGGCCGGCCGCGGACCGGGGCGTCGAGCGGTCCGGGGCGCCGGCCGCCGACACCGGGGAGCGGTCCGGCGACGGGCCGAGGGGCCATGCCCCGGCCCGCTCCGGCGCCGAGCAGCTCGCGGACCCGGGGGCGTCGACCGCGCAGCCGGGCGGGCCGGCGGGCGCCCCCTACGCGGTGCCGCGCACCGGGGCCGGCGGCGCACCGCAGCAGTCCGGGGCCCGCCCGGCCGGGCCGGCCGACCCGGTCAGCCCGGTCCTCGACCCGCAGGGCACCGAGACCTACCCCGCGGACTACGCGCTGCCGGCCGGCTACGGGCGGCGCGTGCCCGCGCCGTCGCGGCCGCAGGCGGACGGGCCGGGCGGGCCGCCGCCGCTCGTGGTGGTCGTCGGCTTCACCGGACGGGCCGCCGGCTCGGTCGGGTACGCCCTGCAACGAGGCGGCCTGCGGAGGGAGTTCGCCTTCAACGGCGTGCTGTGGACCGACTGGCTCGCCCGCCGGCCGCCGGCGGTGCTGTGCCACGTGGCCGCGTTCGGCGAGCGCGGCCACGGCTTCGACCTGATCCGGGCGGCCCGGGAGGACCGGGACTACCAGGGCGTGGTCGTCTTCTACACCCCGACGCTGACCCCGAACGAGCGGACGGCCGCCGACGGGCTCGACGCCCACATCACCGACGACCCCGACGAGGCGGCGCAGTTGCTGCGGGACGCGCTGCACCGGCCGCCGAACACGCCCTCCACCGGCTCGGGTTGAGCGGCCGGCCGGCCGGAACCGGTCGGGGCGGCGGACGGGGCGGACCGTGCGGCCGGAGCGGACCGTGCGGCCGGGGTCACGCTCCGCGGCCGGCGCGGGCCGGTGAGCGGCGGACCGAGCGCCCGGCGAGCACCCCGGTGCGCCGCCCGTCGGCCATCACGAAGCGCCCGTCCACCAGCACGTGCGGGATGCCCGTCGGCGCGGTGCGCGGATGGTCGAAGGTGGCGCCGGCCGCGACCGTCTCCGGGTCGAAGAGCACCAGGTCGGCGCGGTAGCCGGCGCGGACCAGGCCGCGGTCGGGCAGCCGCAGCCGGGCCGCGGGCCGCCCGCTGAGGTGCGCCACGCACTCCTCCAGCGTGAGCACGCCGAGCTCCCGGACGTAGCGGCCGAGGTACTCGGGGAAGGTGCCGTAGGCGCGCGGGTGCGGCTTCGCGCCGCGCAGGATGCCGTCGGAGCCCGCGGTGTGCGCGCGGTGGCGCATGATCGTGCGGACGTTGGCCTCGTCGCCGACGTGCTGGAGGATCGTGGTGCCCAGGCGGTCGGCGAGCAGGAGCCGGCGTGCGGTGGGCCAGCCGTCCACCCGGGTGCCGACGCGGGAGGACAGGGCGGGGGAGGCGACGCCCGAGATCTCGATGGTGGACCAGTCGACGGGCACCCCGTGGCAGCCGTCGGAGCCCTCCACCTCCAGGGCGCGGCGGACCGCCTCGGCCGCGCTGTCGTCCCGCAGCCGCGCGAGGGTCGCCTCGGGTCCCCCCTCCGCGGCCCAGCTCGGCAGCAGGGCGACCAGGGTGGTGCAGCCGGGGGTGTACGGGTACGTGTCGAGGGTGACGTCCACGCCCGCGTCCAAGGCGCGGTCGAGCAGCGCGAGCAACTCGGGCGCGCGGCCGGTGTTCTCGTCGAAGTTCATGGTGGCGTGGGCCAGGTGCAGGGCGCACCCCGACTCGCGGGCGAGCGCGATCATCTCCGCGTACGCCTCCAGCGCGCCCGCGCCGTAGGACCGGTGGTGCGGGCAGTAGTAGCCGTCGTGGGCGGCCACCACCCGGCACAGCTCGGCCAGTTCGGCGTCGGAGGCGTACATGCCGGGGGTGTAGGTGAGCCCCGACGACATGCCGACGGCTCCCTCGGCCAGGCCGCGCGCGACCTCCTCCTTCATCCGGTCCAGCTCGCGCGGGGTGGCCGGCCGGTCCGTCCAGCCCATCACCAGCGCCCGGACGGTGCCCTGCGGCACCAGGTAGGCGGCGTTCACCGCGATGCCCCGGTCCAGCCGGTCCAGGTAGCCGCCGACCCCGCGCCAGGTGAACTCCGCGTCGGCGCCCGGCCCGTTCCACCCGGCGATCTGGGTCCGCAGCTCCTTGAGGGTGAGGTCGTCGACCGGCGCGTACGACAGGCCGTCCTGGCCCAGCACCTCCAGGGTGACGCCCTGGGCCGCCTTCGCCTCGTGGGCGGGGTCCTCCAGCAGGGCGAGGTCGCTGTGGGCGTGCATGTCGATGAACCCCGGGGCCAGGACCAGGCCGTCGGCGTCCACCACCCGCCGCGCGCCCGGCCGCGGCCCGCCGTCCCGCTCCCGCCGGATCTCGGTGATCCGCCCGCCGTCGACGCCGACGTCCGCCCGGTACGCCCGGCCGCCGGACCCGTCCACCACCCGCGCCCCGCGCACCACCAGTTCCAAGACGGCCATCTCCCCTTCGAGGATCGTGCGTTGCGGAC encodes:
- a CDS encoding P-loop NTPase fold protein, with the protein product MAQHTSYGPPPAAPVAPRMGEGARGGLTLLNDEPVSVSGDDELGALWVAKQLSALLLAERLATPFTLAVDGGWGMGKSSLMRLLDAELGRSPRVHTVWYNAWSSTGADALEGLIKSVLAQLDPNILRRTLRRLRGGSGPARLLRALALLAAAPLGVAGTVDGLWRALSADATARNHMRDALSAMMADWTAVPHRGAPGRLLVIFIDDLDRCSQETVLALCEALKVYLDVPGLVFVVGCDHDAMGKQGMLRNLTPAGAAFMEKIFQTTYRIPALGNHDIQHYVRRCAGKAGIADLLDQDRLVALIGYRTDRNPRRIKRLVNGLLLEANLNPIWSGLSTEAVIRTLLVQQLYGPFYRLMTAQNEPGSQPEVVETFFSYCEVRMLLRSGAGWSSGDQRRLSAFLVRYSMALPAESDQNDRDAALHTLQNELPESFPELAADQGFVSLLRGLRMLQEAELVFQRLREGVDRPPVPPLPGPWGVSPSPYGQQEPYGWPGPYDRPEWYRPPEGRFGAPGMTPAPGSGGPVTLPPPAGDPGPAADRGVERSGAPAADTGERSGDGPRGHAPARSGAEQLADPGASTAQPGGPAGAPYAVPRTGAGGAPQQSGARPAGPADPVSPVLDPQGTETYPADYALPAGYGRRVPAPSRPQADGPGGPPPLVVVVGFTGRAAGSVGYALQRGGLRREFAFNGVLWTDWLARRPPAVLCHVAAFGERGHGFDLIRAAREDRDYQGVVVFYTPTLTPNERTAADGLDAHITDDPDEAAQLLRDALHRPPNTPSTGSG
- a CDS encoding pyridoxal phosphate-dependent aminotransferase produces the protein MQVIQSTKLSNVCYEIRGPVLEEAMRLEAAGHRILKLNTGNPAPFGFDCPPEILEDMLRTLGDAHGYGDAKGLLSARRAVMQHYQTKGIPLDVEDIYLGNGVSELIQMSMQAMLDNGDEVLVPAPDYPLWTASVSLAGGTAVHYRCDEQSDWMPDLADIERKVTDRTKAIVVINPNNPTGAVYDDELLRGITDIARRHRLVVCSDEIYDKILYDDATHTPTAAIAPDLLTLTFNGLSKAYRVAGFRSGWMAVCGPKKHAGSYIEGLTILANMRLCANMPAQHAIATALGGHQSINSLVLPGGRLRAQRDATYEALLDIPGVTCVKPKGALYAFPRLDPQVYRIKDDRQMVLDLLRAEKIMIVHGTGFNWMEPDHFRIVTLPRAEDLREAVGRIGRFLDGYSQP
- a CDS encoding N-acyl-D-amino-acid deacylase family protein, yielding MAVLELVVRGARVVDGSGGRAYRADVGVDGGRITEIRRERDGGPRPGARRVVDADGLVLAPGFIDMHAHSDLALLEDPAHEAKAAQGVTLEVLGQDGLSYAPVDDLTLKELRTQIAGWNGPGADAEFTWRGVGGYLDRLDRGIAVNAAYLVPQGTVRALVMGWTDRPATPRELDRMKEEVARGLAEGAVGMSSGLTYTPGMYASDAELAELCRVVAAHDGYYCPHHRSYGAGALEAYAEMIALARESGCALHLAHATMNFDENTGRAPELLALLDRALDAGVDVTLDTYPYTPGCTTLVALLPSWAAEGGPEATLARLRDDSAAEAVRRALEVEGSDGCHGVPVDWSTIEISGVASPALSSRVGTRVDGWPTARRLLLADRLGTTILQHVGDEANVRTIMRHRAHTAGSDGILRGAKPHPRAYGTFPEYLGRYVRELGVLTLEECVAHLSGRPAARLRLPDRGLVRAGYRADLVLFDPETVAAGATFDHPRTAPTGIPHVLVDGRFVMADGRRTGVLAGRSVRRSPARAGRGA
- a CDS encoding phosphoenolpyruvate carboxykinase (GTP), whose amino-acid sequence is MARGNAAPTNHQELIDWVGEIAELTQPDEVVWCDGSEEEYHRLAEELVAKGTFVRLDPTLRPNSYYAASDPTDVARVEDRTFICSRREADAGPTNHWKAPAEMREIFTGRTDGGAGADGAAESGRESGADGGADSGAGGLFRGAMRGRTMYVVPFCMGPLGSELSAMGVELTDSAYVAVSMRTMTRMGRPVLDALGTDGAFVKAVHSVGAPLTADRADVPWPCNATKYISHFPEDREIWSYGSGYGGNALLGKKCYALRIASVMARDEGWLAEHMLILKLTPPQGEPRYVAAAFPSACGKTNLAMLEPTVSGWSVETIGDDIAWMRFGADGRLYAINPEAGFFGVAPGTGEHTNANAMKTMYGNSIFTNVALTDDGDVWWEGMTEQPPAHLTDWKGQDWTPESGTPAAHPNARFTVPAAQCPIIAPEWEDPRGVPISAILFGGRRASAVPLVTESFDWQHGVFLGANVASEKTAAAEGRVGELRRDPFAMLPFCGYNMGDYFGHWLKLGKDHDPRELPRIYYVNWFRKDAAGRFVWPGFGENSRVLKWIVQRLDGTADGVRTPIGVLPAEGALDTDGLGLSAADLELLLSVDREVWREEAALIPAHLETFGAHTPTELWEEYKALVSRLG